A single region of the Nicotiana sylvestris chromosome 6, ASM39365v2, whole genome shotgun sequence genome encodes:
- the LOC104243164 gene encoding uncharacterized protein, with protein MTTSSLQESYLRLMPNEHLGTSWFQRLREYLSRFEQLNLELVLSIISTTNTFTVEELNEITSFCSPSVVKHLMLKDVAPPLNFESLLDGLFWTCHPESLSVESMWGRSDEFMQFLREKLMEKEGVQPVCCDSRSVKCWRHYLKGIEVENSTTSLHGDSFSPCQVSTICFKLRW; from the exons ATGACAACATCTTCTCTACAAGAATCTTATCTCAGATTAATGCCCAACGAACATCTCGGCACAAGTTGGTTTCAACGTTTGAGGGAATATTTATCTAGATTCGAACAGCTGAACTTAGAATTGGTTCTGTCTATAATTTCAACCACT AATACATTCACAGTGGAAGAACTGAATGAAATTACATCGTTCTGCTCGCCATCTGTTGTCAAGCATTTGATGCTAAAGGATGTTGCGCCGCCTCTAAATTTTGAATCATTGTTAGATGGTTTGTTTTGGACTTGTCATCCAGAATCTCTGTCAGTTGAAAGTATGTGGGGGAGAAGTGATGAATTTATGCAG TTCTTGAGAGAGAAATTAATGGAAAAAGAAGGTGTTCAACCAGTCTGCTGCGACTCAAGAAGTGTCAAATGTTGGAGGCATTATCTTAAAGGAATTGAAGTTGAGAACTCTACTACTAGTCTGCATGGGGATTCTTTTTCTCCATGTCAAGTCTCAACCATTTGTTTCAAACTGAGGTGGTAG